The genomic DNA ATAACCTCGTTAGACACGGGGCAGGTCAAGCCGCTGTTCGCCGGCGGCTTCTGGGGAGCGGCTATCGCCACCACTGCAAACAGCGCGACCAGCAAGGTGAAACCGAACGTTCGCATAGTTTGTAACCTCCTTTTGATGTATACGCCTTTACTACAGGCTATAGAAGAATACGCAACGAGACCCGCGACAAGTTTCCTGTTCATCTGCATTTTACTACAGGCTATAGAAAAATGCAAGGTATGGAGGGGTTTGCCACAGCGTGGGGCTGACGACCAGGCAGGGGATAGATAGAATAGGCAGAGCGTGGCGGTTGCCAGTTAAGAACTCGTGATATTCGCGCTACAAGGAGCGTGTTTTGCTGTGATGCCAGGCGTCGGCGAAGCATCTCGGAGAGGGACACCGATGCCTCTGCTGGCGGGGCGCTACCTTACTCCCGTCATCCGGTCCAGCTTTTGCGCCCAGGGGGTGTTTTCTATCCATTGGCTGAGCGAGACTCGCTCCGCAATGATATGCAGCGCTATCAGCAACGCCAGCACCACCGCCTGCGTCCACAGCGGTACACCCGCCACCAGCGACACACCTAGCACCCCACCGAGCAGGTTAGAACCCACATCGCCCATCATCGCCTCGCCCGCTGCATCGCGCCGACGCAACAGCACCGCTGCTGCCATCAGGAAGCCCAGCATCGCCGCAGTCAACGCCTGCTCGGTGCGCAACAGGTAGACCACCGTAACTACCGATAACGCCAAAAACACCGATACCGCCCTGCCCGGACGCATGTCCAGCAGATTCATCATGTTTGCCATCAGTGCAACGATCAAGCCGCCGGTCAATATCACCCATCCCGTCTGCAGTAGCGAGGCGGTGAACAGCCCCACTGCCAGCCCGCCCACAGCTTTTAGCAAGCCTGTAGTCACTCTGCCCCCTCGCAGGGCGCGCAGGTGTCCTCGCAAACCCTTGACCTCTGCACCACCCCACAGGTCGTCTACCAACCCCAGCAAGCCGAAGCCGAACGCCGACACTAGAAAAGCCAGACAGAGCGGACGCACCTCCTCATCCGCCATCCATGCCAGTTCCGCATACAACACGCTGCAAAAAGCCCACCAGATAGCCCCGTAGCTGCAGGGTATCATCGCCCCGCGATAGTTTGGTTTCAGCCAGCTCCAGCGACGACACAGTTTGGGGAAGAAGGCAATGCCACCCAGCAGTACCACAAACGGAGAGGTGACAAACAGCACAAGCGCTATCAGTTGTCCGTCCATAGTTTCACCTGCCTCCGCCCCACACTGGCGAGCAACACATGCCAGCCCTGCCTTGACCTATGCAGGAAGCCCCGCCAGCTTCTGCCCGTGTAGCGGTGCGTCATATGTACGTCCACTTCTTGCACTCGTGCCCCCAGACGCACCAAATCCACAGTCATACCCACTTCTATCCCAAAACCGCCCGCCAGTGCGTCCAGCTGCCGAAGCGGTTGCCACCGTATGGCTCGCTGACCGCTCAGAGGGGCACGGAATCGCCTGCCCGTCTGGCGTAACAGCACCCACCGCGCGAACCGGGCTACCAGCCCAAAACCGCCATATCGCCCCGCAGGCGGTAGCACGCCGATAGCCATATCTGCTTCGTCGCAGGCAACCACCCCCAGCAGGTGCGCCGCTTCGCTCGCGCTGGCTCCTACGTCGGCGTCCACCAGCAGTATCACGTCGTTATCGGATGGTTGTTGCTCTCGTACCCAGCGCAAACCCTTTGCCAGCGCGCTTGCTTTGTCCCCTCGCCCACTGCGCTCCAGCACTATTGCTCCAGCCTCGCGGGCGCGTTTAGCGGTATCGTCCGTGCAGGCGTCGGCGACCACCACCACCTCAGCAGGTAGTGCGATCAACGCACGCACCGTCTCCGCCACCGTCGCTGCCTCGTTCCTCGCGGGCACCACCGCGAAGACGCGCCTCATTTTGCCTCCAGAAGCGCACTGGGGATGGTTCGCTCCGCACTATCCTTCATCCCGTACGCCGCAGCTTCCGAGTCGAACAGGAAAGGTAACACTATCTGTCCCAGGGCGGTGTCGATACAGTCCACGCTGGCGATGTCCATCTCCCGATACACCGCCACATGCGACCCGGCGCAATCGCGCCGTTCCGTCGCCACCACTTCGATACCGATATCCTGCCACTGTCGGATGAGCGGTCGGTCAATCTCCGCCGCACGAGGGCTTTCCGGTGTAGAGCTGCCTCCGACCACCACCACATAGCGACACGGCAGCGTGTACTCGCCTGAAGTGCGTACCAGTCCTTCCCGTCGTAGTATCTCCACCGCCTGGTCATAACCGAACAACGCTACACCGTTCGCTAGCGCCTTGACGATGGCGGTGAAGTCTTCGGGGAGATTGGGCTTCAGGGTGCGCAGGTTGCGGATGATGCGCTGCTTCTGCTCATCGTTCAGATCCAGCCAGCGATTGGTCACCACTGTTACCGAAACGGTTTCCGCGCCTGCGTCTCGCAGCGCTTTCAGCGTATCCGCCAGAGCGCGGTCGTCATCTCCCGTCTGCACCACCGCTATCCGGCGCGCCTTCAATCGTTGCTTGACAAGGCGTGGCATCAGTTCTTTCAACGCCTGTTCCATGCGCTCAAAGTCGCGCCGGTTGCGGTCGCTCTCGGCGGTGATGCGGGCAAGGTCTTCTTGAATACGCCGGATCAACCGCTGTTGTGTTTCCGCTGGCGCGGTGTTCAGGAACAGCCCCCCAATGAGCATCCCCACCGATAGCGCGAGGAACACCGCCGCCAGGCTTACCAGATGGTAGCGAAGGTCTGCAAACATCCCGTGCTTTTCTCCCTAAAAGCGCAGACGTAAACGTAGCCACACATACAATAGGCGAACGAGGTCGCGCCCTACCGGCGACAACAAAAACGCCACCACCACGGGCATCATCGCTGCCACGAACAACCAGCCGAACTCACGCCAGGCAAACCGCTGAGGATACAAACGGCTAACCCCTTTGGCGTCCACCAGCTTATCACCCACGCGCAGGCGCGTCAAAAAGGTGCTGGACATTCCCTGTCGCCCTTTCTCCAGAAACTCCAGCAGGCTAAAGTGCGTGCCGACTGCCACAATGAGCTGCGCGCCCTTTTCGTACGCCAGCAACATGGCGATATCCTCGCTGGTACCGGGCGCACGCCACACTGTGTACGGTAGCCCCAGCCGCTGTACTCGCTCCAGACCGGGCGAGACGCGCTCTGCGCTCGTGTATTGATGCACCACCAACTCTGCACCGCACCGCAACGCCCTGTCGCTCACGCTGTCCATATCGCCCACGATGATGTGGGGTTTGAATCCCATCTCTATCAGAGCATCCGCCCCTCCATCCACTCCGATCAGGACGGGGCGCACATCGCGCAGGTAGTTGCGAATAGCGATAAGGTCTTGTTTGAACCGCTCGCCGCGCACCACCACCACCGCATGGCGTCCGGCTATCGGTGTGCTGATTTCCGGGACATCCAGCACGTCCAGCAAGGCGTCGCTTTCCTCTTGCAAGTACTCCAGCGTGTTCTGTGCGAAAGCGCGCAATTCGCTTTTCAACCTCTGCTGAGCCAGTATCAGTAGCTGCTGCACGCGCCCTTCGTCCAGGCGTTCCAGTGGGAAGCAAATATTGGGTAAGCGGCTCAGGCATAGCGTATCATCAGTGATAGTAACTGCGTCCCCCTCCTGTAACACCTCCACCAGACGGGAGTCATGACATTCGTACATGGGGATACCGGCACGCAACAGGATATTCGGTCCTGAGTTGGGATATCGCCCCGTGATGAAAGGAGCGAGATTAACCACCGCCGCTACCTGTCGTGCTACCAGCGCCTCCGCTGCCACTGCGTCTAAGTCAGGATGATCAATAATGGCGATATCGCCCGCGTGCAGCCGCTGCACCAGTCGCTTCGTTCGCCGGTCAAAGCGAGCAGCACCCTGAGTGCTCGGGATGGAGCGTTGTATGTGGGTGGTGGCGCGTGACACACTACATTAGTATCCGAAACGGGGCAAAAAGTCAAGCGGTGCAGAGGGCGTTCGAAATTGCTGGTTGAATGGATAGATAACCTAACCCCCTTGCCCCCTTCCCTGCAAGGGAAGGGGGAACGCCCATCTCCTCGTAGGAGAGGGGACGGGGGTGAGGTAAGGCAGGGATAGCAAGAACGCCTCTCTCCTTGCGCTACAACCAACTTCTCAACAATTCTCGAACACCCTCAGCGGTGCAGAGGGCGTTCGGAAACCCTTACTGCACAAGGAGGTTCGTTTCCTCGTCAAGAACGATTTTTCAGAAACCCTGCGCGGGAAGGAGCCTTCATTATGCAACGCGACACGCACCAGGCATCCGAGAGCCTGCCTCTGGTCGGGGCAGCATATTTCTACTGGTACGAATGGGACACGCACGCTGGTGAATGGGGCAACTGGGTCAACGGCATCCACAATACACCGCTATACGGCTACTACGACAGCCGTAAAGTGGCAGACAATGTGCGCTCGCAACTGCTCGCCGCCGACTGGGGCATCACGCACCTTTACATGGACTACTGGGGACAGGGCTGGCGCGGTGAAGGTGGAGAGCCTCGTGAAGCCACTGTGCTGAAAGCCACCGAGCATGTGCACGCGCTGGGCTATCGCCTCTTTATGGGATTATATCAGGACGGCGAAAACTTCGCCATGCGCGAGTTCTGGCGCAATGTCAGCGAACAGCGTGACACCGTGTACTGGATGCGCCAGTATGCTCGCTCGCCCGTGTGGACATGGCTGGGCGGAAAGCCTTTCCAGCTGGTCTACTCGCGCAACGGCGCACCACAGCTCACGGAAGACCATCGGGGATTCCAGCAATGGCTCCGGGAGCGATACCGCACCATCGAACAGCTGAACAGCGAATGGGGTACTCGCTACAGCGATTTTGGGCAAATCCGCATGGACGTGAACAGTACCGGCTTCCAGCGCGCGCTGAGCATCGAATATCAGTACGAGAAATGGCAGCGCGATTGGCACAAGCTGGAGGAGCTGATCCGGCAGGAGTTCGGTCTGCCCGGTCTGGCTGCCTCTTTTGACGTAGGCTACGCACCCTTCATGGGCTTCGGCTTCGAGCGGTTTGCGCGCGTGTTCGATGGGGCGCACTCGTACGCGGGCATTTTCGGTGTGCCGCATGAGCAAGATGCTGAACGTTTCCTGCAGGCGGCGGTCACCCACAGGTGCGGGGGCGTGTTCTTTGACCACCTGAAGCACCGCTATTTCGATTGGGGCATCCGCGTGCCCGGTACCGCCTACCCGCCCGAACCCCACCATTACGACCGTTTCTGGGTGGGCAACCTGATGCGCGAGGTAGACGGTGTGCTGCATCTCAGCTGGAACGAGTGGTGGGAAGGCTCCAACCTCGAACCAAGCTTCGAAGGCGGCAAACGATTCTGCGAGACGAACCTGCTGTACAGCACCCTCTGGCAGCTGACCTATCCACGCTTGCAGAAGGAAGTACCCGTTGCCTTGCTGGTAAACGACTGGATTTTCGAGAGCGGCGACGGCGACGCAAACGACCTTTACCATGCGGTGCAGGCTCTTCGGGCGATACAGGCTCCTTTCGAGGTGCTGCCGCAGAGTGAGATAGGCTCGGAACACCTGCAGAAGTACAGCGTGGTGATTGCGCCATCGGGTGGAGCGGGCTTCGGACTGAACGACAAGCGCGAGCGCATAGCGGATGTGCTGAAAGAATGGCTCCAGCAGGGCAACCGAACACTTATCATCTCAGCATCATCGGTAGAATGCACCAACGCAATGATGTCCGTTACCCCTTCCTCACAACCTGAAACCTCCCGCCAGCGGTTTAACTTCTTTGTAGACGTTGGCGTGCCGGGCGATGAGAGGATACTACAAAATGGCTTCAGCGGGCGTGAGGACTGGGGCAAGCTGCCTGCTGGTGCTTACGGAGCGGGCAGTCAGGCAACTGTGCGCTGGACGCCCGGATCGGGTACGGTAACCGATCTTCTGCTTCCCGCCCTGCCGAATACCGACCTGCTCCTGCGCTGGCATGGCAGCGTGATGTGGCAGCACCGGATGAGCGTGCTTGTCAACAACGAACGGGTGGGCGAAGTGGTGCTGGAACCCGGCTGGCGCGTTTATGAGGTGCACATTCCCGCCTCCGCCATCGGCGCATCGCGCGTTGCAGAGGTGCGATGGCAGTTCTCGGAGGCGATGATCCCGCGCGAGAGGGAGCCGCAGCGATTCAAAGACGAAAGCCGAGCCTGCAACCTTGCGCTGGACTGGGTACAAATCTCCACCTCCGACGTGCCCGCAGGCGAAAGGCAAAGCGTGGAATGGCAACCGACAGACATCGCCCGCTTCGCCGAAGATGAGATGGTCTTCCGCACCCCCCTGCAACGCCGCCGCAGCCGCCTGCCGGAGGGCGAAGTGCTCAGCCGCTACAGCGACGGCTTGCCGCGCGACGTGCTGACATCTGTCAAGGGCTCCCATCTGCTCACGGTGAACGGCATCTTCACCGACGACACACGCTGGTGGGCAAAGGTGCTGGAAGGGATAGCGAACATCCCGTGTGGCAAATACGTCCGTCTCGCTGACGGTAGTCTTCCCGACACTCCCGACCTGATGAGCGCGGCGTTGTGGGCGGAAAACACCTGCTTCCTGCTGCTGGAAAACCGCACGGGGCAGACGCAACAGGTCACCCTGCATCCACCGGAGAGAAACAACCTGCCGCTGGCGGAAGTAACCACTCTGACCATAGACGGCAGGCACTTTCTCCCGCGCAAGGTAGCCTCCCTGCCTTTCGAAGACACCGTACAATATGTCTCCGCCTACCAGCTGGTGTACGCGCCGGTGCAGATAGCCACCCCTAAGTGGGCTGTGTTTCCTGGTGGTAAACCGCGCGTGCCGGTGACGGTCCAGAGCCTCTTGCCTGAGCCGGTAACCGTCACCCTGCAGATAGGCGCGAAGATCGCCAGCATCAGAGGCGAGCCGATGACGCTTCGCCTCGCCCCGGCAGAAAGTAAGAGAGTAGAGCTGCGCTGCGAGGTCAAGCCCTTTGCCGACTGGGGTGTCAAAACGGTGTATGTGGAAGCAACATGGCAAGGGGGCAACGGACAGCAACAGAAGGCGTTCTTCCTGCGCCCACTAACCGTCGGACGCAACGCCAACGTGCGCGTGCTGAATACATCCGCATCCTCTCACGCTCCCTCCGTATCTGTTACCAATGCGCCCTTTACCTCTCACGGCAACATGCGCTGGTGGCACCCTGCGCTGGACGTGTCCGGCGAAACCGCCCGGGACGTGGAAATAGTGTTTTCGGGCACACGCATCCGTGTCGGCGACTTGCGTGAGGGCGAGCGCAAAGAGGTGCGCCTGCCGATACCGTTCACCTCCCAGTTGCAAACTCGCCAGGCAACCGTCACTATCCGCTGGCGCGACAGCGCAGGCATCCGCGAACGCACCGAGCCACTGACCGTCGCCACCGCGCCGCCTCGCCTGCCCAGAACTCGCCCGGAACAGGTATCCTCCCTGCTCATCACTAGCGCAGACGAGGCGCGAGGGATGCCTCTCTCTGTGCCTCTGCCTGCCGGTTGGCGTGGGCGAGCGTGGCAGTTACGCCTGCCGAATGGCACTCCCCTGCCCACACACATCGCCGATGGCAGATTGCATTTCATCGTCCCACCGCGCACACCGAGCTGGCGCATCGACATTGGCGCTCCCGGCGACGAGCAGGTGCTTGTGCGCGGCATGGCTCAGCGCGAGAGGTGGGCGCAGGGCAATACGGTGCGCTGGATACCGGGAGAGGGACGCGAGACGGTGCTTCGTGTGCCTGTTCCTGCGGAGGGCGCATATCGCCTGCTGCTTCACGGGCAAGCGATGTGGGCAAATCGCGTTGTTATGTTCGCCGATGGACAGAAGGTGGGTGAGTATGACCTGCGTCCGGGCTGGCAAACTCTGGCGATCAACCTGCCGCCGCGCAAACGCTCATCCACACAACCTGTAGAGATTCGCCTGCTCTTCGAGCAAGCACACCGTCCGGCTGAGAAAGGCGCGGGCGATGACCGCCGGGTATGCAACCTCGCACTGGACTGGGTTGCGCTGGAGCGGGTGGAGGAAACAGGTTCGGTGGTGCTGGCGGTGTCTCCTCTGCGAGGTGTGCCTCCATCACCTATCCGAGTGCAAACAGGCAATAGAGCGGTGCGCGTGGACAATGGCATGCTGGAGCTGGAGTGGCGCGAAGACGCCGGAGGCACACTCACCCGCCTGTATTCGAGACGCACCGGAAGAGACTACGCTGCGCAAAGCTGCGGCACAGGCATTGGCACGTTCGGCAGGAGTGACCCCAGGCATCCTGCGCAGGACACCGCGCATTTTGTGATAGACGACATCCGGTGGCAGCGCAACGGCAAGGCAAACGTGCGCGTCATCGAACGCAACCCGGTATGGACGACGGTAGAGGTTACCGCCGGAGGAGGCAACCTACCCCTGCGGGTGACGCAACGCTACCGTGTGTTCGCCGGACTGCCGCTGGTGGAGGTGGATGTGCGAGTTCAGCCCCTGTCGGCGGAAGCGGATGAGCTCGTGGCGTTGGAAGCACGCTTCGCCGCCCGCTGGTGGACAAAGAGCTTCCCCAATTTCGTAGGCGTAGGCGATAACCCGCCGGAGGTGTACGGTGCGAAGGTACACTTCGGCTGGCGGATGGGCGACTGGGTGCCGCCCGTGCTGACGCTGTTCCACCCCGGCGACCTGAGCGAGAGCTTCTCCCTGCTCATTGCCGAGAACGAAGGATGTAACTGGGTGCGACAGGGCTTCTGGGGTGACGTTCGCGGTAAGCCTGCTGAAGCCCGCCGACACGCCATAATGGAGCTGGTCGCCCAGCCGGTGATGCCCGTCCACCTGCGATACTGGCTCTGGCTTCACGAGGGGTACCATGTACACGCCCGCCAGATGCGCCAGAGGCTGATGCATCCGGTACGCGTGGTCCCGTTGCCCTGACAGGACTGGTCATCTTATTGTCTGGTGAACCTGATCTTCGCATCGTCAATCTGTTGCTCTTGTATGGGCGTTGCGGAAGGGTAGCAAGTTTTTGCCGTTTTGTCTTTTCAACCCCCTTGACTCCTTTGGCAAGTGGTGTTATAATGAGGTTGTTAGTTGAACGTCAAACTATTTTTGGTCTTTATTGGTTGAACGTTAGACTAGGAAAGATAAATGCCTGAAGGGACCCCAACCATCAAAGACGTCGCCGAACGGGCGGGTGTGTCGGTAACCACCGTAACCAACGTGCTGCACGGGCGAGGTGGTCGCTTCTCGGAGGAGACCAGAGAGCGCGTGCTGCAGGCGGTGGAAGAGCTGGGCTACCGTCCCAACCAGATTGCACGCAGCCTGGTGCGCCGACGCAGTCACACACTGGGTGTGGTGGTGGAACATTTTCGTGGCGCGCTATTAGGTAACCCGTACTACTCTACTTTACTGGATGGCATTCTTGCCGAAGCAGTGCAGTCGGGTTACCAGATAAAGATCATCGCGCTGGAACGCCCTGACCCAACCCATGCACGTATGAACACGGAGGACGGCTCTATCGACGGCGCGATTCTAGCTGCGCCTCTGCATCAAAGCCCTCTGTTACAGTGGGTAGAGGACTGCAATATTCCCCGCGTGGTGGCAGGTAGCAGCCCGCGCGACCTGCGCGCCGCCTGCGTGGATGTAGATGACGAGGGATCTGTGTACGCCGCCGTCAAGTGGCTGGTAGAGATCGGACACCGACGCATCGCCTTCATCGCCGGTCCGGTCAACTACTGGAGCGCGAGGCAGCGCGAACAGGGCTACCTGCGCGCTCTGCACGATGCGGGTATCACCCCCACCCCACACTGGATACGGCGAGGTAACTACAGCACCCTTTCTGGAAGACAGGCGATGGATCTGTTGCTGCAGGTGCGTCCAGCGTTCTCGGCGGTGGTATGCTGCAACGACTGGATGGCTCTGGGTGCGCTGGAAGTGCTTCGTCGTAAGGGATTACTGGTACCCGATGATATATCGGTGTTGGGCTTTGACGATGTAGAGGCGGCGGCAGTCGCTTCTCCGCCCCTGACTACCATCCGGCAGCCAGTGCGCGAAATCGGCATTACCGCCGCCCGACTGCTGATTCAACAGATCGAGAGCGGCAAACCGTCTACCGAGCATGTGATATTCCCGGGCGAGCTGGTGCAGCGAGACAGTGTAGTCCCCTGTTCACCTGAACCGCCCGACAGCATAAAGCAACAACAGCGCACACGCCCGCGGCGCAGGCGCTACTCACTCTGAACAGGAGGTGCAGGCTCCTATGAACATGAAAAAAGAAGTTTCTCCATCCGTGGCGATAGCGGTTATCGTTATTGCCGTGCTCATTGCAGGTTTCTTCCTGTATCGGGCTTTCGTGGGAAACCGTCCCAGTACCGCGCCCTCGCAGATGGGCTTGAAGGTGAACGAACTGGTCAACCGCACAGGAGGCGATGCCCGATTGCTCACCCCGGAGGAACGCAAGCTGGTGATGGAAGCTATCCAGAAACGGATGATACCACCAGGCATCTTTAGAAACCTGGACATGAGCCAGGCAAATCCAACCAACTAATCCCAAAACCAAAGGAGGTTCGCTGACATGTCACGCAACAGAGCGTTCACGCTCATCGAACTGCTCGTCGTCATCGCGATTATCGCGATACTGGCGGCGATCCTGTTCCCGGTGTTCGCTCGCGCCCGGGAGATGGCACGCAAAACCTCGTGCCTTTCCAACATCAAGCAGCTGTCTCTGGCGGTGCTGCAGTATGCGCAGGATTACGATGAGACCCTGCCTTACCCCGGCTGGTCGCCTATCGAGACGCCTGCTGGACTGGCGTGCCACGGCTGGCGATACGCCGTGCAACCCTACATCAAGAACACGGGTATCTACCTGTGCATGAGCTTCGAGCAGCCGGGCGAGCCGATCTGGAACTGGTCGTGCTACCACGACACCGAGGGTGTGTATCCCCCTGCGCTCATGAGCCGATTAAGCGAGACTGGCTATACGATGGAGATGAACATCGGCATCAAGCGCTCCTACGGCGGCGCAGCCAACTGGGCGCAAAAGAACGAGGTAGGCGTGCGCCTGGGCTGGATTGTGAACCCGCTGCTGCCTAACCCGGTGCAACTGGCAGCCATCCCGCGCCCTGCCACTGTCATCCAGCTGCTGGAATCGCGCGAGTACTGGAACGACCACGGCCCCTGGGTGCTCAACGGCGACTGGTTCCGAGCCTGGTTCGACCAGAACAAGGGCGTGGTCACCTCGCACAACGGCATCAGCAACTGGAGCTTCCACGATGGTCATGTGAAAGCCATCAAGCTCTGCGCCACGATGGGCGCGCTGAACTGGACCAACGAACAGGGTCCCACCGACGACTATCTGTGGGACTGGAAGCCCGCTCAGCAAGTGGAGTGGCTGCGCGACTGGCGTGACCGCTGCCGCACTATCCCCGAGTACCAGTAATCCAGCCCAAGGGTTCGAGCCTCCCTGCCCGGAGGCTCGAACCAGCTTTCTATCCCTCAGCCCACACCTTGACACCACCTCCCCAAAAGCGTATCCTTTTAATAGCGGCGTGACTCTCAACACGAAAGAGGCAATATGGGTTCCCTTCCCTTTGAACTGGTAGCGGTAGACCTGGACGGCACATTAGCGGACGAGCATAACCGCTGTTCTCCGGTAGATCTGCGGGCGATGCACGCGGTGACTGAACAAGGAGCATACGTGGTCATCGCCTCCGGCAGGATGCACGCTGCCACCGAACGCTTCTGGCACGAGGCACGGCTCAACGCGCCTATCCTCTCCTACAACGGCGCAATGATCAAACACCCGCGCGATGGCTTCATCTGGTTCCATCTGACCGTGCCCGCTCCTTTTGCGGACGAGATAGTAGACTTTTGCGAAGCACACAGCTACCACCTGAACTATTATCTGAACGACCACCTCTACGTGAAGGAAGAAACCCGCTGGTCTCAGCTGTACCACCAGCGCACGGGGTCGGTCATCGAACCGGTGGGCAGTCTCACGCGCTTCCGGGGGCACTCCCCTACCAAACTCATCCTGATTGACACCCCTGAAACCACCGACAAGCTTAGGGAGATGTTTCACGACCGCTTCGGCGAGCGGCTGAATATCATCAAGAGCAACGACGAGTACCTAGAGTTTATGCACCCGGGCGCGAACAAGGCGCGTACCCTGCAGCGGCTGGCGTATCAGCTGGGCGTGCCGCGTGAGCGCGTGCTGGCTATCGGCGACGGCAATAACGACATCCCCATGATGCAATGGGCGGGCTACGCGGTGGCAATGGGCAACGCCAAACCAGCCGTCAAGGAGCTGGCGCACCAGATTGCTCCGCCAATCGAGCAAAACGGTCTGGCGGTCGCACTCGTCGATATTTTCAAACTGGATGCAAAGGAGGTCTTCGGCTCTTGACGCT from Armatimonadota bacterium includes the following:
- a CDS encoding glycosyl transferase codes for the protein MRRVFAVVPARNEAATVAETVRALIALPAEVVVVADACTDDTAKRAREAGAIVLERSGRGDKASALAKGLRWVREQQPSDNDVILLVDADVGASASEAAHLLGVVACDEADMAIGVLPPAGRYGGFGLVARFARWVLLRQTGRRFRAPLSGQRAIRWQPLRQLDALAGGFGIEVGMTVDLVRLGARVQEVDVHMTHRYTGRSWRGFLHRSRQGWHVLLASVGRRQVKLWTDN
- a CDS encoding hydrolase, whose protein sequence is MGSLPFELVAVDLDGTLADEHNRCSPVDLRAMHAVTEQGAYVVIASGRMHAATERFWHEARLNAPILSYNGAMIKHPRDGFIWFHLTVPAPFADEIVDFCEAHSYHLNYYLNDHLYVKEETRWSQLYHQRTGSVIEPVGSLTRFRGHSPTKLILIDTPETTDKLREMFHDRFGERLNIIKSNDEYLEFMHPGANKARTLQRLAYQLGVPRERVLAIGDGNNDIPMMQWAGYAVAMGNAKPAVKELAHQIAPPIEQNGLAVALVDIFKLDAKEVFGS
- a CDS encoding glycosyl transferase, translating into MDGQLIALVLFVTSPFVVLLGGIAFFPKLCRRWSWLKPNYRGAMIPCSYGAIWWAFCSVLYAELAWMADEEVRPLCLAFLVSAFGFGLLGLVDDLWGGAEVKGLRGHLRALRGGRVTTGLLKAVGGLAVGLFTASLLQTGWVILTGGLIVALMANMMNLLDMRPGRAVSVFLALSVVTVVYLLRTEQALTAAMLGFLMAAAVLLRRRDAAGEAMMGDVGSNLLGGVLGVSLVAGVPLWTQAVVLALLIALHIIAERVSLSQWIENTPWAQKLDRMTGVR
- a CDS encoding LacI family transcriptional regulator, translated to MPEGTPTIKDVAERAGVSVTTVTNVLHGRGGRFSEETRERVLQAVEELGYRPNQIARSLVRRRSHTLGVVVEHFRGALLGNPYYSTLLDGILAEAVQSGYQIKIIALERPDPTHARMNTEDGSIDGAILAAPLHQSPLLQWVEDCNIPRVVAGSSPRDLRAACVDVDDEGSVYAAVKWLVEIGHRRIAFIAGPVNYWSARQREQGYLRALHDAGITPTPHWIRRGNYSTLSGRQAMDLLLQVRPAFSAVVCCNDWMALGALEVLRRKGLLVPDDISVLGFDDVEAAAVASPPLTTIRQPVREIGITAARLLIQQIESGKPSTEHVIFPGELVQRDSVVPCSPEPPDSIKQQQRTRPRRRRYSL
- a CDS encoding thiamin pyrophosphokinase; protein product: MSRATTHIQRSIPSTQGAARFDRRTKRLVQRLHAGDIAIIDHPDLDAVAAEALVARQVAAVVNLAPFITGRYPNSGPNILLRAGIPMYECHDSRLVEVLQEGDAVTITDDTLCLSRLPNICFPLERLDEGRVQQLLILAQQRLKSELRAFAQNTLEYLQEESDALLDVLDVPEISTPIAGRHAVVVVRGERFKQDLIAIRNYLRDVRPVLIGVDGGADALIEMGFKPHIIVGDMDSVSDRALRCGAELVVHQYTSAERVSPGLERVQRLGLPYTVWRAPGTSEDIAMLLAYEKGAQLIVAVGTHFSLLEFLEKGRQGMSSTFLTRLRVGDKLVDAKGVSRLYPQRFAWREFGWLFVAAMMPVVVAFLLSPVGRDLVRLLYVWLRLRLRF